In the genome of Deltaproteobacteria bacterium, the window GACCGCTTCGGCAACTGCACCGAGGGGCTGGGCAACTACATCGTGAGCCACGTGGGCGAGGACTTCACCTACGACGACGGCGAACTGAACCATGACGCGGCGGCGATCATCCACGAGATGGGACACCTGTTCGGCGCCGTGCACACGAATGACCGCACATCGATCATGCACGCGGATTTCGCGCTGAGAACCGGGTTCGACGCGCCCAACCGCGCCATCGTCACGGGCAACCGCCTGTGCCCGTTCGCCGGCGGCGTGTCCGGCCGGGCCGGCGGCAAACCCGTCACGGAGCGGACACCATGACGCCTCTATGGACACCCACGGCGCAGCAGGTTCGGGATTCCCATCTATACCGGTTCCGTGAAAGGTTGCGTGCCGCTCACGACATTCCGGACGATTCCTTTGCGGCGCTGCACCGCTGGAGCGTTTCGCGGCTGGAGGATTTCTGGGCCGCGGCGTGGCTGGACGCCACGGGACAGACGCCGGCCGGGCCGGTGCTGGCGGACGACGCCATGCCCCCTGCCGGCCGCCTGGAACGCGAAGTGTGGTTCCCCGGCTCCCGCTTCAACTTCGCCGGGCAGCTTCTCCGGCACCGTGACGAGCGTGTCGCCATCATCGAGGAGAACGAGCTTGGCCACTGCCGCACGGTGACGTTCCGGGAGCTTCATGCGCTCACCGGCCGCTGCCAGGCCGCCCTTCGGCGCGCCGGCGTGGGCCCCGGCGACCGGGTCGCGGGCTATCTGCCCAACGTGCTGGAAACCGTGGTGGCCATGCTGGCGACGGCCTCTCTGGGCGCGGTATGGACCGCCACCTCCGCGGACTTCGGGTTCCAGGGAGTGTTCGACCGCTTCAGTCAAATCCATCCGAAGGTGCTGGTGTCGGCGGACGGATACTCCTATAACGGCAACCAGCACGATTGCATCGAAAAGACGCAACGGCTGGTGGATGCGCTCCCCGGCCTCGAACGATGGGTCGTGGTCTCGGGCACCGGAGCGCGGCTGCCCGGCGGCGCCACGGCGTGGGAGTCGTTTCTCGAGGCCGAGCCCGCCGAACCCACGTTCGCCGATGTTCCCTTCGACCATCCCGTGTACATTCTCTACACGTCCGGCACCACGGGGCTGCCCAAGTGCATCGTGCATGGCGCGGGCGGCACCGCTCTCAAGCACCACGTGGAGCACAAGCTCCACACGGACGTGGGCCGCGCCGACACGGTCTTCTTCTTCACCACCTGCGGCTGGATGATGTGGCACTGGCTGGTGAGCGGACTCGCCCAGGGCGCGACGGTGGTCCTGTACGACGGCAGCCCCACCTACCCGAATCAGGACAGACTGTTCCGCCTGGCGGAGGACCACGGCATCAGCGTCTTCGGTACCAGCCCCAAGCTCCTG includes:
- a CDS encoding acetoacetate--CoA ligase, which produces MTPLWTPTAQQVRDSHLYRFRERLRAAHDIPDDSFAALHRWSVSRLEDFWAAAWLDATGQTPAGPVLADDAMPPAGRLEREVWFPGSRFNFAGQLLRHRDERVAIIEENELGHCRTVTFRELHALTGRCQAALRRAGVGPGDRVAGYLPNVLETVVAMLATASLGAVWTATSADFGFQGVFDRFSQIHPKVLVSADGYSYNGNQHDCIEKTQRLVDALPGLERWVVVSGTGARLPGGATAWESFLEAEPAEPTFADVPFDHPVYILYTSGTTGLPKCIVHGAGGTALKHHVEHKLHTDVGRADTVFFFTTCGWMMWHWLVSGLAQGATVVLYDGSPTYPNQDRLFRLAEDHGISVFGTSPKLLATLEKNGFRAAGEYRLERMRAVLSTGSPLEASQFHYVHDAIKPDAQVCSISGGTDIIGCFVLGNPISPVYPGQIQGPALGVDVAVFDEHGRPLAGEQGELVCRKPFPSMPLGFWNDPDDARYRETYFDAYPSVWRHGDYLEATPEQGFVVHGRSDTTLNPAGIRFGTAEIYRIVERLPFVQDSIVAGYRDEDETRVALFVVLDRLLDPETTDAIRAAIRAQATPRHVPAIVEQISQVPVTRNGKKVEKAVSAILDHEPVRNREALANPEALDEIEACIRRA